A region of Toxorhynchites rutilus septentrionalis strain SRP chromosome 1, ASM2978413v1, whole genome shotgun sequence DNA encodes the following proteins:
- the LOC129765555 gene encoding AP-1 complex subunit sigma-2 isoform X3: protein MMQFMLLFSRQGKLRLQKWYVAHPDKVKKKITRELITTILSRKPKMCSFLEWKDCKIVYKRYASLYFCCAIEQNDNELLTLEIIHRYVELLDKYFGSVCELDIIFNFEKAYFILDELLVGGEIQETSKKNVLKAIAAQDVLQEDETPQGFFEDHGLG, encoded by the exons ATG ATGCAATTTATGCTGTTATTTAGCCGACAAGGCAAACTGCGTCTACAGAAATGGTACGTAGCTCACCCGGATAAGGTTAAGAAGAAGATTACACGGGAACTCATCACGACGATTCTTTCGCGGAAGCCCAAAATGTGTTCATTCCTGGAGTGGAAAGACTGCAAAATTGTATACAAAAG ataTGCTAGTTTATACTTCTGCTGTGCAATTGAGCAAAACGATAACGAGTTGTTAACCCTGGAGATCATTCACAGATACGTGGAATTGCTGGATAAGTATTTCGGAAGT GTGTGTGAGTTGGACATTATCTTCAACTTTGAGAAGGCGTACTTCATACTGGACGAGCTGCTGGTGGGTGGCGAAATCCAGGAAACGTCCAAAAAGAACGTGCTGAAAGCCATCGCTGCTCAGGATGTCCTCCAAGAG
- the LOC129765555 gene encoding AP-1 complex subunit sigma-2 isoform X8, which produces MMQFMLLFSRQGKLRLQKWYVAHPDKVKKKITRELITTILSRKPKMCSFLEWKDCKIVYKRYASLYFCCAIEQNDNELLTLEIIHRYVELLDKYFGSVCELDIIFNFEKAYFILDELLVGGEIQETSKKNVLKAIAAQDVLQEKELDS; this is translated from the exons ATG ATGCAATTTATGCTGTTATTTAGCCGACAAGGCAAACTGCGTCTACAGAAATGGTACGTAGCTCACCCGGATAAGGTTAAGAAGAAGATTACACGGGAACTCATCACGACGATTCTTTCGCGGAAGCCCAAAATGTGTTCATTCCTGGAGTGGAAAGACTGCAAAATTGTATACAAAAG ataTGCTAGTTTATACTTCTGCTGTGCAATTGAGCAAAACGATAACGAGTTGTTAACCCTGGAGATCATTCACAGATACGTGGAATTGCTGGATAAGTATTTCGGAAGT GTGTGTGAGTTGGACATTATCTTCAACTTTGAGAAGGCGTACTTCATACTGGACGAGCTGCTGGTGGGTGGCGAAATCCAGGAAACGTCCAAAAAGAACGTGCTGAAAGCCATCGCTGCTCAGGATGTCCTCCAAGAG
- the LOC129765555 gene encoding AP-1 complex subunit sigma-2 isoform X4, whose translation MMQFMLLFSRQGKLRLQKWYVAHPDKVKKKITRELITTILSRKPKMCSFLEWKDCKIVYKRYASLYFCCAIEQNDNELLTLEIIHRYVELLDKYFGSVCELDIIFNFEKAYFILDELLVGGEIQETSKKNVLKAIAAQDVLQEEETVDGALREIGLL comes from the exons ATG ATGCAATTTATGCTGTTATTTAGCCGACAAGGCAAACTGCGTCTACAGAAATGGTACGTAGCTCACCCGGATAAGGTTAAGAAGAAGATTACACGGGAACTCATCACGACGATTCTTTCGCGGAAGCCCAAAATGTGTTCATTCCTGGAGTGGAAAGACTGCAAAATTGTATACAAAAG ataTGCTAGTTTATACTTCTGCTGTGCAATTGAGCAAAACGATAACGAGTTGTTAACCCTGGAGATCATTCACAGATACGTGGAATTGCTGGATAAGTATTTCGGAAGT GTGTGTGAGTTGGACATTATCTTCAACTTTGAGAAGGCGTACTTCATACTGGACGAGCTGCTGGTGGGTGGCGAAATCCAGGAAACGTCCAAAAAGAACGTGCTGAAAGCCATCGCTGCTCAGGATGTCCTCCAAGAG
- the LOC129765555 gene encoding AP-1 complex subunit sigma-2 isoform X7 encodes MMQFMLLFSRQGKLRLQKWYVAHPDKVKKKITRELITTILSRKPKMCSFLEWKDCKIVYKRYASLYFCCAIEQNDNELLTLEIIHRYVELLDKYFGSVCELDIIFNFEKAYFILDELLVGGEIQETSKKNVLKAIAAQDVLQEQKELDS; translated from the exons ATG ATGCAATTTATGCTGTTATTTAGCCGACAAGGCAAACTGCGTCTACAGAAATGGTACGTAGCTCACCCGGATAAGGTTAAGAAGAAGATTACACGGGAACTCATCACGACGATTCTTTCGCGGAAGCCCAAAATGTGTTCATTCCTGGAGTGGAAAGACTGCAAAATTGTATACAAAAG ataTGCTAGTTTATACTTCTGCTGTGCAATTGAGCAAAACGATAACGAGTTGTTAACCCTGGAGATCATTCACAGATACGTGGAATTGCTGGATAAGTATTTCGGAAGT GTGTGTGAGTTGGACATTATCTTCAACTTTGAGAAGGCGTACTTCATACTGGACGAGCTGCTGGTGGGTGGCGAAATCCAGGAAACGTCCAAAAAGAACGTGCTGAAAGCCATCGCTGCTCAGGATGTCCTCCAAGAG
- the LOC129765555 gene encoding AP-1 complex subunit sigma-2 isoform X5 gives MMQFMLLFSRQGKLRLQKWYVAHPDKVKKKITRELITTILSRKPKMCSFLEWKDCKIVYKRYASLYFCCAIEQNDNELLTLEIIHRYVELLDKYFGSVCELDIIFNFEKAYFILDELLVGGEIQETSKKNVLKAIAAQDVLQEVLDDDDYFWIY, from the exons ATG ATGCAATTTATGCTGTTATTTAGCCGACAAGGCAAACTGCGTCTACAGAAATGGTACGTAGCTCACCCGGATAAGGTTAAGAAGAAGATTACACGGGAACTCATCACGACGATTCTTTCGCGGAAGCCCAAAATGTGTTCATTCCTGGAGTGGAAAGACTGCAAAATTGTATACAAAAG ataTGCTAGTTTATACTTCTGCTGTGCAATTGAGCAAAACGATAACGAGTTGTTAACCCTGGAGATCATTCACAGATACGTGGAATTGCTGGATAAGTATTTCGGAAGT GTGTGTGAGTTGGACATTATCTTCAACTTTGAGAAGGCGTACTTCATACTGGACGAGCTGCTGGTGGGTGGCGAAATCCAGGAAACGTCCAAAAAGAACGTGCTGAAAGCCATCGCTGCTCAGGATGTCCTCCAAGAG
- the LOC129765555 gene encoding AP-1 complex subunit sigma-2 isoform X6 has translation MMQFMLLFSRQGKLRLQKWYVAHPDKVKKKITRELITTILSRKPKMCSFLEWKDCKIVYKRYASLYFCCAIEQNDNELLTLEIIHRYVELLDKYFGSVCELDIIFNFEKAYFILDELLVGGEIQETSKKNVLKAIAAQDVLQEDLNENLNR, from the exons ATG ATGCAATTTATGCTGTTATTTAGCCGACAAGGCAAACTGCGTCTACAGAAATGGTACGTAGCTCACCCGGATAAGGTTAAGAAGAAGATTACACGGGAACTCATCACGACGATTCTTTCGCGGAAGCCCAAAATGTGTTCATTCCTGGAGTGGAAAGACTGCAAAATTGTATACAAAAG ataTGCTAGTTTATACTTCTGCTGTGCAATTGAGCAAAACGATAACGAGTTGTTAACCCTGGAGATCATTCACAGATACGTGGAATTGCTGGATAAGTATTTCGGAAGT GTGTGTGAGTTGGACATTATCTTCAACTTTGAGAAGGCGTACTTCATACTGGACGAGCTGCTGGTGGGTGGCGAAATCCAGGAAACGTCCAAAAAGAACGTGCTGAAAGCCATCGCTGCTCAGGATGTCCTCCAAGAG